In a single window of the Papaver somniferum cultivar HN1 chromosome 8, ASM357369v1, whole genome shotgun sequence genome:
- the LOC113302116 gene encoding ATP synthase subunit delta', mitochondrial-like, which yields MFRQISRQLLSRSSTIKGSRSLSTDLPAGETTANQAFIDAWKKASPNMDPPKTPLTFMNPRPATPSSIPNKLTVNFVLPYQSELSSKEVDQVIIPATTGMMGVLPGHVATIAELKPGVLSVVEGNETTKYFISSGFAFIHANSYADIVAVEALPLDQIDPAEVTKGLAEFTQKVTSATTDLEKAEAQIGVDVHSALNAALTG from the exons ATGTTTCGACAAATTTCACGTCAGTTGTTATCTAGATCGAGTACGATCAAAGGGTCTAGATCTCTATCAACAGATCTACCAGCAGGAGAAACAACGGCAAATCAAGCATTCATTGATGCATGGAAAAAAGCATCCCCAAATATGGATCCACCAAAAACTCCATTGACTTTCATGAATCCTCGTCCTGCTACTCCTTCATCGATTCCTAATAAACTTACTGTCAATTTTGTCTTGCCTTATCAATCTGAGTTGTCCTCAAAGGAG GTTGACCAGGTCATTATACCAGCAACAACCGGTATGATGGGAGTTCTTCCTGGACATGTAGCTACCATCGCAGAACTCAAACCTGGGGTTCTCTCAGTGGTTGAAGGAAATGAAACAACCAAGTATTTCATCAGCAGTGGATTTGCATTCATCCATGCAAACTCTTACGCGGATATAGTTGCTGTTGAGGCATTACCCCTTGACCAAATTGACCCAGCTGAGGTTACAAAGGGTCTCGCAGAGTTCACTCAGAAGGTGACTTCTGCCACAACTGACTTGGAGAAAGCTGAAGCTCAGATTGGAGTTGACGTTCACAGTGCCCTCAATGCTGCACTTACAGGCTAG